Proteins from a genomic interval of Arachis hypogaea cultivar Tifrunner chromosome 10, arahy.Tifrunner.gnm2.J5K5, whole genome shotgun sequence:
- the LOC112715547 gene encoding putative serine carboxypeptidase-like 52 produces MEWNRCNRSLSYTYDVTSTVPYHKYLINKDYKVLIYSGDHDAVIPYLGTMTWIKSLNLSLKRDWLPWYVGGQVGGYTLQYTQGNYNLVYATVKAR; encoded by the exons ATGGAATGGAACAGATGCAATCGGAGTTTATCTTACACCTATGATGTCACAAGCACTGTACCATATCACAAGTATCTTATTAACAAAGACTATAAAGTTTTGATTTAcag TGGAGATCATGATGCAGTTATTCCATATTTGGGTACAATGACATGGATAAAATCTCTGAATTTGTCGCTCAAACGAGACTGGTTACCGTGGTATGTAGGTGGACAAGTAGGAGG ATATACATTGCAGTATACACAGGGGAATTATAACCTAGTGTATGCAACTGTGAAGGCAAGATAA
- the LOC112715545 gene encoding uncharacterized protein — protein sequence MLSQNKDWFQILFVHCGGSIPLSSTIERMKKQLDRTPTHEEVFKETHTLKSDKSKWVDKRSQDTHEKFIKKLAEVQAQHVEAQAQGMELPPIDEDLIWEEVCGGQKKNRVYGKGAFFSSSIKSRTTSANSVSGRASTNQNSVPDLREQIHNLNEELFQRVTQQTDERISKLLDTRLAPLEKTQKKLEKLERAIEKAKKEKLKQKRWNEAYVSYYKKVRASSSSTTAPPSPPPPPPSISSDEDYDDDGDEDDTEDYS from the exons ATGTTGTCACAAAACAAAGATTGGTTCCAGATCTTATTTGTCCATTGCGGTGGTTCTATTCCACTGAGCTCAACTATAGAGAGGATG AAGAAGCAGTTAGACCGTACACCAACTCATGAGGAAGTCTTCAAGGAAACCCACACACTTAAAAGTGACAAGTCTAAATGGGTGGACAAACGCTCTCAAGACACTCAT GAGAAGTTTATAAAAAAGTTAGCAGAAGTTCAGGCCCAACATGTTGAGGCTCAAGCACAAGGAATGGAGCTACCACCAATTGATGAAGACTTGATTTGGGAGGAAGTGTGTGGTGGGCAAAAGAAGAATCGAGTTTACGGAAAAGGAGCATTCTTTTCTAGCTCTATTAAGTCTAGAACCACTTCTGCCAACTCTGTATCTGGAAGAGCATCTACAAATCAAAATTCTGTTCCTGATTTGCGAGAACAGATTCATAATCTCAATGAAGAGCTTTTTCAACGTGTTACTCAACAGACAGATGAGCGTATTAGTAAGTTGTTAGATACACGCTTGGctcctttggaaaagactcaaaagaagttagaaaagttaGAACGGGCAATTGAAAAGGCCAAGAAGGAAAAGCTGAAACAGAAGAGATGGAATGAGGCTTATGTTAGCTATTACAAGAAGGTTAGAGCGTCAAGTAGTTCCACTACTGCTCCACCGTCACCGCCACCGCCGCCACCTTCAATCTCTTCGGATGAAGACTATGATGATGATGGGGATGAAGATGACACTGAGGACTATAGTTGA